Proteins from a single region of Vairimorpha necatrix chromosome 6, complete sequence:
- a CDS encoding zinc finger C2H2 domain-containing protein, whose translation MNYKKMREEYEQYLNKKYQKNYDIHQSPGFSYKPAVFNFGLYQTAPFGFNEKYLMKYEVDKVKRERIQNVITINGQSYYNRDGRMYNVYYCDYPGCFKKYMSKYSLKYHVEKGHTPDNLDVNKPYACNFCGCSRRYKNKSTLVKHVADSHYKNHNN comes from the coding sequence ATgaactataaaaaaatgagagAAGAGTATGAACAATAtctaaataagaaatatcaAAAGAATTATGATATTCATCAATCTCCAGGATTTTCTTATAAACCAGCAGTATTTAACTTTGGCTTGTATCAAACAGCTCCTTTTGGATTTAATGAGAAATATTTGATGAAGTATGAAGTAGATAAAGTTAAAAGGGAAAGAATACAGAATGTTATAACAATCAATGGGCAGAGTTATTATAACAGGGATGGAAGGATGTataatgtttattattGCGATTATCCTGGATGTTTTAAGAAGTATATGAGTAAATATTCTCTTAAGTATCATGTTGAGAAGGGACACACGCCTGATAATCTTGATGTTAATAAGCCTTATGCTTGTAATTTTTGTGGGTGTAGtagaagatataaaaataagagtACTTTAGTAAAACATGTAGCAGATAgtcattataaaaatcataataattaa